The DNA window GGCTGGCTTTTCCGGACGGACCGCCGGGATGGCTGGTCACACGCTACGAGGACGTACGCGCGTGCCTCGCCGACCCGCGCTTGAGCTCGAAGCGTACGCACCTGAATGCTCACCTCCGGGAAAGCTTGATCTCGCAGGAGGAGATGGCCGTACTCCGGCCCCCCAACCTCCTCGACACCGATCCGCCGGAGCACAAGCGCCTCCGCCGTCCCCTCGCGGGCCAGTTCGGCATGCGCCAGGTGCGGGCGCTGGAGCCGCTCATCGAGCGGCTGGTCGACGAGCGCCTCGACGCCATGGAGGCTGCCTCGGAGCGGCGCGCGGAACTCGTGCTGGCGCTCGCCCTCCCCGTGCCGCTGCTGGTGATCTGCCGGCTGCTCGGGATCCCGTACGAAGACCAGGCCTTCTTCCGCCGCGTCTCCAGCGTATCCGTCCGGTCACCGCCATCGTGATCAGCCGAGTGCGGGCGGGTAACTCCAGAGGCCATCGAAGGCACTGGAGGTTGAGATGGCGACGCGAGCGGAGTGGAGCGAGAGGGTAGAGCGGTGGAAGCAGAGCGGCTTGAGCGCGAAGGCGTTTGCCGGGTTGGAGGGCTTGAAGGTCCAGTCGTTGTACTGGTGGACGTCGAGACTCCGTACGTCCTCTGGAGCGGCGCTTCAGAGTACTCCGCCGAGGTTTCTTCCGGTCCGAGTCGTCAAGTCCCCGCAGGCTCATCCGGCGCGCGTAGGGGTGGCGCCGTCGCCTGCCATCGCAGCCGGCATCGAGCTGGCGCTCCCCAATGGGTGCATCGTGCGGGTGCAGGAGGACTTCGATGCGACGACGCTTGCGCGGCTGCTCCGCGTGGCTGGAGGGACTGGCGCATGCTGATGCTGCCGCCGTCGGTGCGAGTCTACGTCGCGGCGGAGCCTACGGATCTTCGCAAAGGCTTTGATGGCCTGTCGGCGCAGGTGATGCAGCGATTCGGCACCGACCCCCTGAGTGGCCATCTGTTCGTCTTCCTCAACCGCAGGGCGGACCAGGTGCGCATCCTGTTCTGGGATCGCACCGGCTACTGCATCGTGTCCAAGCGGCTCGCTCAAGGGCGATTCCACCTCACCCACGCCGTGAGCGCAGGGCGGACGCATGTCGAGATGGATGCCGCCGAGCTTGCGCTGATGCTCGAAGGCCTCGACCTGTCGGGTGCGACGAGGAAAAAGCGCTGGAGGTTGCCTTCGCCCGGCAAACTCGCGGCGTAAATTGAATGCCTTGTGCTGTGGCGCGCGGTGAATACACCGCTCGATACGTGGCCCGCTCTTCTTCTGCTGTCGTCAAGGCTCCCGTCGACCTCGTGCAGGTTCGGCGCCAGCTGACCCAGCTCGCGGACCGAGGATGCGTCACGGAGCTCATCGAGCACGTGCTCGGATGGCTCACGCAGCTGACCGACGCACACCATGCTCTCACGCTGCGCCTCCAGACCGCACTGCGAGCCTTGTACGGTCGCAAGAGCCAGAAGGTCAGCTCGCAGCAGCTCTCGCTCTGGCTGACCACGCTGCTCGACGCCGACGAGGCCCCTGCTTCTCAGCTCCCTGAAGCT is part of the Chondromyces crocatus genome and encodes:
- a CDS encoding cytochrome P450 — encoded protein: MPALMAPDARERAAEAICEATISLPTRRTCPLSPPPEFQVLRAEHPVARLAFPDGPPGWLVTRYEDVRACLADPRLSSKRTHLNAHLRESLISQEEMAVLRPPNLLDTDPPEHKRLRRPLAGQFGMRQVRALEPLIERLVDERLDAMEAASERRAELVLALALPVPLLVICRLLGIPYEDQAFFRRVSSVSVRSPPS
- the tnpA gene encoding IS66 family insertion sequence element accessory protein TnpA, with protein sequence MATRAEWSERVERWKQSGLSAKAFAGLEGLKVQSLYWWTSRLRTSSGAALQSTPPRFLPVRVVKSPQAHPARVGVAPSPAIAAGIELALPNGCIVRVQEDFDATTLARLLRVAGGTGAC
- the tnpB gene encoding IS66 family insertion sequence element accessory protein TnpB (TnpB, as the term is used for proteins encoded by IS66 family insertion elements, is considered an accessory protein, since TnpC, encoded by a neighboring gene, is a DDE family transposase.) gives rise to the protein MLMLPPSVRVYVAAEPTDLRKGFDGLSAQVMQRFGTDPLSGHLFVFLNRRADQVRILFWDRTGYCIVSKRLAQGRFHLTHAVSAGRTHVEMDAAELALMLEGLDLSGATRKKRWRLPSPGKLAA